Below is a window of Phoenix dactylifera cultivar Barhee BC4 chromosome 7, palm_55x_up_171113_PBpolish2nd_filt_p, whole genome shotgun sequence DNA.
TGAAGGCAGGATTCGAACTGGACGGtacctctgctctgataccatgttaaaatcatTACTTgtcctaaaaatttaaattaatagaATGAGGtagttttatttatatatttcatattttcttaCAAGCCTTTATTGTGCCGAGGACATTCTCGGTTATTTCATGGGCATCATCAACGGCGTCGCTTGAGGAAATTCCCGAGGAGGAAACCGATGGCGCTCGTCGCCTCTGAAGGTTTGGATGGAAAGGGCTCCTGCTTCACTCTTAGAAACATCTGGCCTACCTGCCTGCGTATCAAGTCAATTGTCTTGGCATCCACAGGGCTCCCTGACACCTCCGAGACATAGAAAGTATCCACTGCTTTGGCATCCTCCGTCGATATCTCTGCCCTTGTGATGCACAGGCCGTTCTCTCGAAATGCCCGAGTGATATCTGAAAGCAGCCCAACCCTGTCTCCTGTTCTCAGTTCCAACTCCAGTCCCTGCAAACCAatgcatgtatgtgtgtgtgtatatatatatatatatagttttcagAAACTAAAGCAAAAACAGTAGAAAGAATACTCATCAGCTTATCAGGATTTTCAGGTAACAAACCTCTGAAGCTCTCCTTTGAATAGCTGCTTGAAGACACTGGACCAGGCGGTCTCGTTCGGCATCTGAATTCACTCGGTGCCCATCAATGTGCCTGATGCAGTATTCCTACAATCAAACAAGGTGTAGTCTTAGACAATTCCATAGAATAAACTTGATTGCTTTGATCaccaaaaaaatgaaatagtttTTTTCCTGAATACAATGAAGCAACAAGATTCACAACTATCGCCATTCTTGTTGCTGTcaaatcaaaaagttttttttttttttatagtaatTTGGATACATATGTATGGAGCAAGGGTCTCTCATACCTGATAAGTTTCACCATTTCCTGGGGCCACCGTTCCGTGGAACACCACGTACTGCATTTCTGTGAGGGTGCAGACAGTGTCAAACAAGAGCTTTGGCCGATCCTTGGACCTCAAAATAATGATGGTGTAGTCCTTCTCTTTGCAGTCCACGACAGCAACTTGAGGTCTGGATTTCTTGTCACCTTCTTCTACCACCCCGACTCTCTCGTAATCCCTTTCGTCAAACATCATCTGATGCAGCCTCCTCGCCGTGTGGGTGCTCCCCGTCGAGACCGTCATCTTTGCTCTCCTTGAATCGTCGTCCCCCTCGAGCACGTTGCGGAGCAACTCCTTTATGGTGGAGAGCCTTTCTGCGTCCTCGATTGCACTCCTCGTGGACTCGTCGGTCACATGAACTACTGATGCAACTCGGGTGTTGTGCGTCCAGAGCTCGGCTTTCACTACGTTGCACTTGAAGTCTGTGAGAACGGAGCAGATTTCCGACAGCAGGCCGGGCCTGTCGGTGCCCGTCAGCTCGATGGAGGTATATCCAATATTGGAGGGCTTCACACCAGCTGAACTCTCTCTTAGTGATGATAAGAAGCAGGCATCTGATTCCAAGGACTGCAGGAAAATTATTCAAACCAATGCAAAAGGATGGGAGAAGGGTCGATTAAGAAGCTAAGCGATCGATCCTAGTTCGAAAGAGAGAACCGTTTCATCCATAtgataaggaaaaaaaatatggaatCGATGAAAGTGAGACATGATGATTCATACAATTTGGATGGTGTGTCCCACATTGGCCTTTTAACAatcattgcaaaaaaaaaaaaagtcttacTTCAATCATTCAGATATGATTCAATTATATCGAAGGAGGACGCAAACATGGAGTTACATGCAGTTCACTGAGTAAATGAAGCATGCAAGAGTTTTCCAAATACGAAAGGATTTGTTGCTTTTTTTCGTTAAGGCAAGATGCTGTTATACTCCTTTTGGTTAATGAAGTTTTAAAAAAGAATCATTTAACTAAATGATTTCACAAACTGAGTATTTAATTTTCCAGATATCATTGTGCGATAAATCAGTGATGCCATAAACACAGAAGAAGAGAAGGTTTCAAAGCCATGAATAGAATGCTTACTGTTTGTATGTAGCTGATGATCTTTTCGTCCCTGAGTTTGTTGCCGTTGCGATCGGTCACATTGAACACTGATATTCATGAGGAAGGGACAAGTAAGTTATTAAATTCGTCAGAAGATCACTGTATGAGCATCTGTGATATCTCCCAAGTACACAtgatggggaaaaaaaaaacttaccatCCATGAACCATTTTCCATCAGAAGATATGTATGCTTTGGTGATTATGAGGTTGAGATCAATAAGAACTTGTACAACTTGTAGAAGGATGCCGTTCTCATTTACACTATTCACCTATTAGGGgagaaaataataattaagaGTACTAAACTAgattccaagctttctatccatATTGGTGGATATCCAACTTTACCTGAATCACAGTTGCATCATCGGAAGCATTGTTGTCGATTATAACCCTGAAGGAATCAAAGAGAAAGCAGGAGGTCAGTTGGAAGAAACCTGTAGAAACTAAGAGAAGAACTTAAAAGGATGATTCATAGGAGGAAAAGGTaggggaaaaagagaaaaaagtacAAAAATAATCTGGACaaagcacacacacacacacacacagagagagagagagagagagagcaaaaacTATCAAAAGAATGCTTACTTAAGGAACACTGAGGGGAAAACATCAGAAAAAGTTAAAACACCAGtatcaagttggaagaaacgaGTTGGCTGAGGGACACAAGAAGCCAAAGTAACGACATAAGATGTATATGTGTGCATATTTTTGAGGGGGAAATAATGTACAAATAGAGCAGAGGATATTTTTTTGATAAGTAGAAAAGGAAGAGCTCaaataaaatagaagaaattaaCAAAGTACAAAATAACAAAGGAGGGGAGATAGAGAGTCCTAGAAAGTATACATCCAATCAGGACTCTGCTGCTTAAAACAGAAACTTGAAACAACCAACACCTAAACCAAGTCTAACTCTTTGAGGGGAACCTAGAGAGAAATTCACAAGAAAAGCAAAATATATCCTAATAATCACCCTCAAGGAAAAacaattcagaaaaaaaaaaactttaactgGAAGAAGCCATAAACAAGGTTCACTTCAGAACAACAGCACAGAAAACAaaattctttgaaaaaaaaaactccaaaagCCCATCATCACAGCACAAAATTCTTGTAAAAATCCTTGAGAACAGCATATTCAGATGAAATAGCCAACAAAAAGGATCAATGAGAGGAGCATTCACAGATAAAACTCAAAAAAGTTCTTCCATGCATTCAGAGCACAGAAAAACCTGATTTAAATCTTTGTGAAAACCTACTAATGCAGCTGAAGCATAACCAAACCTAAACTTCAAACAAACCAAGTCCAAGTTTTAAAGAGAAAATaatcattaaaataaatatcaagAGAAAACTAAAACTTATGCTCGAAATAAGCTATGCaagacatatttcaatcaaaacTAATCCAAATCAACAATAAACTAGTAAAAAAGAAGCCTCATACCTAATTCCGGCCAAAAAGATCCCCACATTCATTAAAACCACAGGAGAAAATAAAACAATTCCTGAGAAAAATCCCATAACTCCCTCACCTTGGTAGGTTCATCTTCCTAATGAGCTTGGCATACTCATCGTCATCATCCCTGTCCGCTACCTGAGGTCTCCACATGAGCCCAGAAGTATCCCACCTTCAAGCAATCCGAAAACAGGGAAGTCTCCTCCTACTCCTCCTATGTATATAGGGTGGAAGCCGAAGCAGCAGAGAAACAAGGGAGCATATCAAGAGAAACAGAGGAAAATATATGGAAACAGGGGCCATTAGGAGGTAAAAAATAAGAGCGAGCGAGGGAGCGGCCAAAAAAGGAAAGTCCTTCTCCTATTGGAACTGAGTCTCGTCCCCCAATTTCTTCAATCACCGGACGTCGGTAGGAGAACATCGCATTGCCATCACTTGCATGCACTTCGTGTTTTGATTGCGTAAATTTAGTGTTCGGCGTTTGAGCTCGTACGTCCGATGAGCCGATGGCAGTTAGGATGCGGAGCTCCCGTTCCGCCGGATTGCCACGTCACCCGTGACCAACTGTCGCTACCTTGTCGTTCGAGGGAACAGCGTAAGCCCACGTCACCTCCACCAGGACTGCTTTCGCGCAAAATTTTGGACGAAATATTTTTTTGCTTGCATGTGGCTCCGAAGATGAATAGAGTTGCTGATTAAGCCGCTCATCATTCTGAAGAGATTCTCTAGACCCATTTTATACCTGTTCTTCCACCATGTAGAGTATTCTATATCTTGACTCACATGATAATGCTCATGTGAGATTAGTATGAATTGCcgatataaataataaaaaaaatctagctGCTGCAGTGGGCTCGAAGTGgccttttaaaagttttctggTCTTCCTAAtatttcctctttcaattttttttgcttATAGAAGCACACGTGGATATTCTTGCCTCCTGTCCCTGGAGCGAAGGATTTATCAATTAAGATTTAAGGATTAGTGGGAAAGGGACAGGGTTACCAAGGGAGCAGGGAGCATGAGGAAAAAGGATTTGGAAATAGGAgtattaaccttttttttttctttttatttagcaGTGCAATTGCATGGAATCAGACCTATCTATATTGGTAGCATGATCTAAGGTTTTCATATCAGCATAGGCAACTAATGACAtgtatattatataattttgcCAATGATAAAACAATATATCTCAGGGTAATGACCAGCACAATAAAATAATACTGGACACAGTTTTCTTacccttttttttgaaattcttttaatGGATTTTTAGGTAATAAAAGATTAAAAGGAATTTTCTATAAACAGTTGATGTTACTATATGACATCATCAACCAAGATCCCTGAAGATCTTGATTGAGTTGGGTCAACCAACAAAaatggaaagaagagaaagacttAGTCTAGGTTCAATCAGAGTCTGGGTTTGATAAATCCTTGTATCCGGTCGATGAGTTAGAGAAGAGAAAACAAGAAGTAGGGAGAGAAtaaaaaatggaaagaaaatgaGGGAATTTAGAAGAATAAGATGAAGATGGAGGGGAAAagtggaagagagagaagaggagaggttGGGGGGTACTAGGGATCTGACAACTTAGTGATGAGATTAGAAAACCGGCGAAAGCCGCTACAGCGTCAACCAGCAGAAATCGgcaaaacagaagaaaaaaaaacaaagggatggggcttaggttcGAGTTTGCTCATGGAAGAACCACACCGAGGAGGTgagaagagggggagagagactcGGTGGCGTGGGTTTGCGCTGAGGTGGTTGCGGAGCTTGCTGT
It encodes the following:
- the LOC103707875 gene encoding ACT domain-containing protein ACR6-like, with the protein product MWRPQVADRDDDDEYAKLIRKMNLPRVIIDNNASDDATVIQVNSVNENGILLQVVQVLIDLNLIITKAYISSDGKWFMDVFNVTDRNGNKLRDEKIISYIQTSLESDACFLSSLRESSAGVKPSNIGYTSIELTGTDRPGLLSEICSVLTDFKCNVVKAELWTHNTRVASVVHVTDESTRSAIEDAERLSTIKELLRNVLEGDDDSRRAKMTVSTGSTHTARRLHQMMFDERDYERVGVVEEGDKKSRPQVAVVDCKEKDYTIIILRSKDRPKLLFDTVCTLTEMQYVVFHGTVAPGNGETYQEYCIRHIDGHRVNSDAERDRLVQCLQAAIQRRASEGLELELRTGDRVGLLSDITRAFRENGLCITRAEISTEDAKAVDTFYVSEVSGSPVDAKTIDLIRRQVGQMFLRVKQEPFPSKPSEATSAIGFLLGNFLKRRR